In Chitinophagales bacterium, a genomic segment contains:
- a CDS encoding excinuclease ABC subunit C, whose product MNSEEFKSLYVSLPDYPGVYRFIDADGKLLYVGKAKNLKKRIASYFIKNHSNFRTQVMVRHAKRIEYTIVETEQDAFHLENSFIKNFQPRYNINMKDDKSYPFICIKNESFPRIFLTRRLERDGSEYFGPYTSVVKVRGILDFIKKMYPLRTCNLNLIQKNIEAGKFKVCLEFHIGNCKGPCEARESKEDYDNRIAHIRQILKGNLSEVIQNLKMQMQQYAEAYRFEEANLLKQKLDAMEAYQSRSLVVHPKITNVDVFSFKEDEKNAYVNCMRIVNGSVIQTQTVELVKKIEEESEDILLYAVHELRQQLQSNSKEILVPFFIQSPETDVTVTVPVIGDKKKLIDLSERNLQYYLLVKERERSDFKKETPAQRILSQLKKDFRLTEIPVHIECFDNSNFQGSFPVASLVVFKNAHPAKKEYRHFNIKTVEGPNDFASMEEIVFRRYKRLLDEQQPLPQLIMIDGGKGQLSAAMNSLEKLNLVGRVAVAGIAKRLEEIYFPGDSIPLYIDKKSPALRLIQQVRNEAHRFAITFHRNKRDKKTLRSELYDIKGVSGKTAEKLLRHFHSVEKIKGTPEEELIKVIGKSKARLIIEFFKPSVSVTNEIVQPSQE is encoded by the coding sequence ATGAATTCCGAGGAGTTTAAATCGCTTTATGTAAGCCTGCCTGATTATCCCGGGGTTTACCGCTTTATCGATGCGGATGGTAAGCTCCTATATGTTGGCAAGGCAAAAAATCTCAAGAAGCGCATTGCCTCCTACTTCATTAAGAACCACTCAAATTTCCGCACCCAGGTAATGGTACGTCATGCAAAGCGTATTGAATATACAATTGTAGAAACGGAGCAGGATGCCTTTCATCTCGAAAACAGCTTTATAAAAAATTTTCAGCCCCGATATAATATCAATATGAAGGATGATAAGTCGTATCCCTTCATCTGCATAAAGAATGAAAGTTTTCCGAGGATTTTTCTTACGCGGCGGCTGGAACGGGATGGCTCAGAATACTTTGGTCCCTATACTTCGGTGGTAAAAGTTCGCGGCATCCTGGATTTTATTAAGAAGATGTACCCGTTACGAACCTGCAATCTCAATCTGATTCAGAAGAATATTGAAGCAGGAAAATTTAAGGTGTGCCTGGAATTTCACATTGGCAATTGCAAAGGGCCCTGCGAAGCAAGGGAGTCAAAAGAAGATTACGATAACCGGATTGCGCATATCCGGCAAATCTTAAAAGGGAATCTTTCCGAAGTGATCCAAAATTTAAAGATGCAAATGCAGCAATACGCAGAGGCTTATCGTTTTGAAGAAGCAAATTTATTGAAGCAGAAATTAGATGCGATGGAAGCTTACCAGAGCCGCTCATTGGTAGTGCATCCGAAGATCACCAATGTAGATGTATTTTCATTTAAAGAGGATGAAAAGAATGCCTATGTGAATTGCATGCGTATTGTCAATGGATCGGTAATTCAAACACAGACAGTTGAGCTTGTAAAAAAGATCGAGGAAGAGAGTGAAGATATTTTACTGTACGCAGTTCATGAGTTGCGTCAGCAGCTTCAAAGCAATTCAAAAGAGATACTGGTTCCGTTTTTTATTCAATCGCCCGAAACCGACGTTACCGTAACTGTTCCCGTAATAGGTGATAAAAAAAAGCTGATTGATCTTTCAGAAAGAAACCTGCAGTATTACCTGCTGGTGAAAGAGCGTGAACGATCTGACTTTAAGAAAGAAACTCCCGCGCAACGAATTCTTTCCCAGTTAAAAAAAGATTTCCGGCTGACAGAAATACCTGTTCACATCGAATGTTTTGATAATTCGAATTTCCAGGGTTCTTTTCCGGTAGCATCCCTCGTAGTTTTTAAGAATGCGCATCCCGCTAAAAAAGAATACCGTCATTTCAATATCAAAACAGTGGAAGGGCCCAATGACTTTGCTTCCATGGAAGAGATTGTTTTCCGAAGGTATAAGCGCCTCCTGGATGAGCAGCAGCCTTTACCCCAACTGATAATGATCGATGGAGGAAAGGGCCAACTCAGTGCTGCCATGAACAGCCTTGAAAAATTGAACCTGGTGGGGCGAGTTGCCGTTGCAGGCATTGCCAAGCGACTGGAGGAAATTTATTTCCCCGGCGACTCTATTCCTCTTTACATCGATAAAAAATCACCGGCACTTCGGCTCATACAGCAGGTACGGAACGAGGCACACCGGTTTGCAATTACGTTTCACAGAAATAAAAGAGACAAGAAAACTTTGCGTTCAGAGCTGTATGACATTAAAGGCGTTTCAGGGAAAACAGCAGAGAAATTATTGCGTCATTTTCATTCCGTAGAAAAGATTAAGGGTACGCCTGAAGAAGAATTAATAAAAGTTATAGGTAAATCAAAGGCGAGACTGATTATAGAATTTTTTAAACCATCTGTTTCCGTCACAAATGAAATAGTGCAGCCGTCTCAGGAATAA
- a CDS encoding DUF4286 family protein, producing MLLYNVTVKIDKDIEEEWLQWIKEKHIPDMMRTGQFTEARLCHLLDQPEDEESTYVIQYHCENNEKFNRYVNAFSSTIRDEHAKRYKEKFVAFRTLMEIIEIIK from the coding sequence ATGCTTTTGTATAATGTTACTGTAAAAATTGATAAGGATATTGAAGAAGAGTGGCTGCAGTGGATAAAAGAAAAACACATTCCTGATATGATGCGAACAGGTCAATTTACAGAGGCGCGTCTATGCCATCTGCTTGATCAGCCGGAAGATGAAGAAAGTACTTATGTAATTCAATATCATTGTGAAAACAATGAAAAATTTAACCGTTACGTCAATGCTTTTTCTTCTACAATACGAGATGAGCATGCTAAACGCTATAAAGAAAAATTTGTCGCCTTCAGAACACTCATGGAAATCATTGAAATCATTAAATAG